A genomic window from Pecten maximus chromosome 2, xPecMax1.1, whole genome shotgun sequence includes:
- the LOC117321343 gene encoding GPI-anchor transamidase-like has translation MAAPIRVPGCCRHLQLTVILTLLVFCSYSESVNPEEFFTSGHTNNWAVLVDTSRFWFNYRHVANVLSIYRSVKRLGIPDSQIILMVADDMACNPRNPRPATVFNNANQQINVYGDDVEVDYRGYEVTVENFIRVLTGRLPPSTPRSKRLLTDERSNVLVYMTGHGGDGFLKFQDAEEISNVELADAFEQMWQKRRYHELFYMIDTCQAESMFQKFYSPNILAVASSKIGEDSLSHHVDPTIGVFVIDRYTYYALEFLESAKPDSKKTMGQFLKVCQPSQCSSTVSTRKDLFPRDPDKVLLTDFFGSVRNVELLTDTIQLENVTGETIQHCSKETCEEEKGERLVYADQFPMPI, from the exons GTAAATCCAGAAGAATTTTTTACAAGTGGTCATACTAACAATTGGGCGGTACTTGTGGACACGTCTAGGTTCTGGTTCAACTACCGCCATGTGGCTAATGTGTTGTCTATATACAGGAGTGTCAAACGCCTGGGCATCCCAGACAG CCAAATTATCCTGATGGTGGCTGATGACATGGCTTGTAATCCTCGCAATCCTCGACCAG CAACTGTCTTCAATAATGCAAACCAACAGATCAATGTGTACGGGGATGATGTAGAGGTGGACTATAGGGGGTACGAG GTAACAGTTGAGAACTTCATCCGAGTCCTGACAGGTCGGCTGCCACCAAGTACACCGCGGTCCAAACGACTGTTAACAGACGAGAGGAGTAACGTTCTTGTTTATATGACTG GTCATGGCGGAGATGGGTTCCTGAAGTTTCAGGATGCTGAGGAAATTTCCAATGTAGAGTTGGCTGACGCTTTTGAGCAGATGTGGCAGAAAAGGAG GTACCATGAGCTCTTCTACATGATTGACACCTGCCAGGCGGAGTCTATGTTTCAAAAGTTTTACTCACCTAACATCTTGGCTGTGGCCAGCAGTAAGATTGGCGAGGACTCACTGTCA CACCATGTAGACCCGACCATTGGTGTGTTTGTGATTGATAGATATACTTACTATGCACTAGAGTTTCTTGAGTCTGCCAAACCTGATAGCAAGAAGACAATGGGACAGTTT CTAAAGGTATGTCAACCTTCCCAGTGTTCATCAACTGTGAGTACACGTAAAGACCTATTTCCAAGGGACCCTGACAAAGTTCTTCTCACCGACTTTTTTGGCAGTGTGCGTAATGTAGAGCTCCTCACCGATACCATACAGCTGGAGAAtgttacaggggagacaatccaGCACTGCAG TAAGGAGACATGTGAAGAGGAAAAAGGAGAGAGGCTTGTCTATGCTGACCAATTTCCTATGCCAATCTGA